In Triticum urartu cultivar G1812 unplaced genomic scaffold, Tu2.1 TuUngrouped_contig_5930, whole genome shotgun sequence, the DNA window CCCGTCGCTTTGCTCTCTCTCCTCTCCTTTGTCTCTTTTGCTGCGTTGCTTCCCCACTAATTTTGCTCCCCGTCAGTACACGTACGACCTGGTTAGTGGTACTAGCGTTTCACCTCACCAAACGTACGTACACCCCTCAGAGAGAAAAAAAAGTACGTACTCCTACAACCTTGAGAATTTCGCATACTAGTTTACCATCACCACAGGTAGAAACGATACGGCTGGATGACGGTTGAGAGCAAGCAAGCAATTACTACTGAGCACCAGCTGCGTGCGTTCCTTGGGCAAAAACATAGACGTTGACGTACCCCTGCCGTGCCGTAAGTGAAACGTTCGATATACTGTCGTGGTTTCACGCGCCGGACGGGTCAAATCCGTGCAGACAATCCAAATCTGTACCTGCCTGCCAATTTATGCGCTGCGGGCTAACCGACAGTGGGACTGGCCGGCCACATGACAACTCACCCGTACGGCCCAGCCGGATGCGATGCGTGCGGGGCGGATCGACAGGCGTGCGTGGGCACAGTTGTAGGACAGATTTATCAGAGGTGTTTGTTTACAAGGACTTTTTTATGTAGAGACTGAAAAAGTTTTTGACTTTTTTATGTAGAGACTGAAAAAGTTTTTTTTAAAGACTTTTTTATTAAACAGGAAGAAATTTTTAAGAACTAGAGGTATTTGGaactaaatgaagaagactcttAAGGAGAGTCTTTTTGAGAACTTTTTCAGCAATGCCCCTCCATGCATTCAATGACCCGCCATCCTATTATAttgtttgattgttattttttTATATACTAGGGGCAACATGGTTATTTAATAACCTTTAAAAAAACTAGGGTCTTTTTAGTCTCTTGAAACAAATAGGAATAAGAAGGGACTTTTTAGAGACTAGAGATTTTTAATTGGGACTGAAAAAAGTCCTAGACTTATGAACCCATACAGGGCCTTAGACTGGTCAAGATCGACCGGCACAAAAAtattcatgatgatgctcaagtAGAACTACTACGATCCGGCGAGTATActcaagcatagcatagcatctTTTTTGACAGGAGCAAGCGCGATAGTAAAACATTGCCATCATGCAGCATCTTTACACACGCATGGAGCAATCGCACGGAAACAACACGGTTTTGGTGCCAATACTGGTGTGTACATTTTTTTCCCCAGGACGAAACAACTTTTAACTCGGGAAATTTAGCCACCCACATACTAAGATTAGTTCAGCACATTAACAGGCTACCTACCTATAAATAAAAAAACTAGCCTAGGATCTACATGCAAATTCCAACATTTGGAGGCGCATGGCCTGATCACGTGACGGTTGTGCAACACTGCTGAAGCCCACATGCAGCAGAAACAAAAACAAATATTGCAGAACACGACACCCACGACGAGCTCGGCCGCGCGACGTACGCCCACCGTCGGCCCAACAGGCCGCATGGCCTGGAGTTGGATGGTCAGGAAAGGAGGACGTGGAGCGAGGCGTTCTTGGTGGCCCCGCACACGGGGCAGGTGTCCACGGCGGGCTCGCACGCACCGCACAGGGACAGGTGCCGGCACGGGAGCAGCAGAACGCAGGCGTCCCCCTGGCCGCAGGCCTTGCACGACGGAGCCGCCGCGACCGCCTTGGACGCCGCGTCATCGGCGTTGTCGCCCGCTGGGGTCTCGAAGCAGCAGGACTGCGCGTCGTCGGCATCGCCCTCGGCAGCACCGGCGACGGCGCACGGGGGCTGCAGAAGCTGGTCCAGGGTGGCGCGGAGGCCGGCGGCAACGGCCTCGTGGCTCTTGGCAACGCCGAGCCACGCCTGGCCCTCCGCGGTCATCTGGCGGAGCCTCTCCTCCAGTTCGCCGTTGCGGTAGCGCGCGCGCTCCAGTTCAGCCTCTACGGCCTGAAGCCGCCCCGCCGCAGCGCGCTCCACAGTAGCCAGGACCGCCCTCGCGTGCCGCCGGCGCGCCTCCTCAAGCCCCGCACGAATTCTCTCCGTCTGCACCACAAACATAGACAAGGAAGTGAGATACCGTTCGATCAATCGAGTTGACAACCCGATTATGAACGCGAAGAAAACGAGGCGCAGGGGCATACCTCGAGCCGTATGAGCGCGTCCATCTCCACGCCCTGGTTGTAGAGCAGCGTGTTGAGGCCGGCAGCATTGGCCATCCTCCCGCTAGTGGACGCGGCGCCGGAGCCGACCGCCCTGCTCTGCGCATCGCAAGGCAGCATGAGCCCGTGCATCGCCGCCGCCTGCTGCAGAACCAAGCGCTGCCGTGCCAGGTCCGCGAGCCCCGCCGGCTCGTCCCCGGCCATGCGCGCCCGCTTCCTGGGCACGAAGCCGTAGTTGTCGTTGCATGTGAGCTCGCTTCGCGGGAGATCGCTCAGCACAGTGTTGTTCCCAATACACGCCACCGCGGGGGCGCACCCGGCGTGCTCGTCCAGGAGATGGGAGGCACCCGGCGCCGCGGCGTCCATGGACCTGTAGGCGTTGAGGTCGTGGGGGAAGGCGTGGGAGAGGAACCGCGCCTGGACAGCCATTGCGGCCACACCAGCACCGCTATGTACTATCTTGTCTGGGAGAGGGCGAGGCGGAGAAGGCAAGGTGTCCGACGCAAAGGACGACGGCGATGCGTGAGGAGTTGGGTGGGGGAGCGGAAACGGCTGGGGAGTTGCGATGGATGGAAAGAGAGATGGAGGGGGGAGAGGCGTGGAGTCGGGGGGCGGTTATATATACGGCGTGGGTGCGGGGAAGACACGTTGGGTTGGGTTGGGTTGGGTGTGTGGGGCGCCTCGCCTGCAAGGGGACAAAAGCTGTCTGGCTCTTGTTTATTTTGACGgggaagggagggagggaggcagcAGCCAAAGCGGATGGGTTGGACGGATGCCATATCTCCCTCCCTATCTTTTCCGAGCCTGCCTTTAATAATGCCTATCGTTTACGGTGTGGAATGCTTTTCCTCTTTCCTGCTCTCTTTTTCCTGCCCCGTTTTTTGTTGCCTGCCTGCTGTGGGCATTGATTCGTCGTGGAGAGTGATGTGAGATGCGGAGGAGGACGGTGGTGGTCCGGGCGGAGATGGGGGTTGCATCATCATGATAATAAAGGTGGGCCACTCCCTGCTCTCGGTGCTTTGACGTTTTCCTTCGTTTCCCCCTCGTTTTCCGATGGCTACGCTGCTTCTGCAATTTACGATACGCCTACATGTATTTATTAGTAGCTACAGTAATTTGGTACTACTCTACAATACACGTAAGTACAGTACCGAAAAAAATACTAGGACTGTAATTTTTTTATTAAAGCCGACAGTAATTTACACTCTACTACTAGTACAATATAACGTGGGTTTGTGTGGTTCGTCTAAGCAGGCACGGGGACGTGTTATTCACCTAAATTTCAACTGGATTTTTCGAAAATAAACTGGAATTTATAACCGCTCACCTGAAAGAAATGTTTATCAATTCAGCTCTACTACTCAGAAGTGGACTCGCGTAGGCGCCGAATAAATGTTGAGTATTTTTAGATGGGATGCGGATGAGTTTCAACGGCACAGGCCACGGAGATGCGAGAATTAAGGTGCAGACGCCCCCACCCATACACAACCTACCGTCGTACTAGTGGCGTGCCATTGAATGCCGGGCCGCGTTATTATTCACGCCTCGTCTCGTCGGTCACAGGTTTGAATACACTCCCCGAAACGTCAAGTGCGTGACCGTGATGCTCCCCCACAACCGGATCTACACCGAACCAAACCGCAGTTAGATGCGCGAATCACGGCCACCGGTAATTAATCCCGGACCCATGCCATGCATGAATCCAGACCCCAGCCGGTGGCCTGGCCACAATTACGTCTCATCTATCCGTCCATCTCGCGTGTGGTGGTGCAGTCCGTTTGCCGTCCTTGCTCCCAGGCCTTGAAGGCTCGCGCTCGTACCGACCAGCCCCGTCGGTCCGTCCTCGTTGGCACGGCCTGAGTCTGACCGGCCAGGGCGGGCCGGCCGGCTGGACCAGGCACGCATGCATGCCTTGCCTGCACTGCAACCACACCCACCACGCAAGGAACACCAGGCCAATGCACCTGCCACCGCTGCTGCGAGCGGCCGTGTCCGCACCGCACGCATTAACAACATCCCAACGGGAATAGCGTGACGAGAGGCAGCGCTGCTGTACCATCTGCGATCTGCCCACCGCCGCGCCGGCCAGGCACACTGCATCGGCCGGGCACCGGCCCTACGTACATACGTAGGACTAGCAGCACCGCCGCGCGGGCACCATGCAGATGCAGGACGCCATTACTCGCAAGACATggtatgcatgc includes these proteins:
- the LOC125529890 gene encoding probable BOI-related E3 ubiquitin-protein ligase 2; protein product: MAVQARFLSHAFPHDLNAYRSMDAAAPGASHLLDEHAGCAPAVACIGNNTVLSDLPRSELTCNDNYGFVPRKRARMAGDEPAGLADLARQRLVLQQAAAMHGLMLPCDAQSRAVGSGAASTSGRMANAAGLNTLLYNQGVEMDALIRLETERIRAGLEEARRRHARAVLATVERAAAGRLQAVEAELERARYRNGELEERLRQMTAEGQAWLGVAKSHEAVAAGLRATLDQLLQPPCAVAGAAEGDADDAQSCCFETPAGDNADDAASKAVAAAPSCKACGQGDACVLLLPCRHLSLCGACEPAVDTCPVCGATKNASLHVLLS